One segment of Rosa chinensis cultivar Old Blush chromosome 6, RchiOBHm-V2, whole genome shotgun sequence DNA contains the following:
- the LOC112169816 gene encoding uncharacterized protein LOC112169816 isoform X3, translating into MGKLLLGRPPLRSKVIIMDADGTRSKAIARSLRKLGLKMPYLLQGGFRSWVKDGLRIKELKPETTLTILNETLFVAGHFIYRAYIGSIQILRCKQLYFPTICCRKVLQQPAGTFSS; encoded by the exons ATGGGAAAGCTATTGTTGGGGAGGCCACCATTGAG GTCCAAGGTCATAATTATGGATGCTGATGGTACTCGTTCCAAAGCAATTGCAAGATCCTTGAGAAAGCTGGGGCTTAAG ATGCCTTACTTGCTTCAAGGTGGCTTTCGATCTTGGGTGAAAGATGGTCTTCGAATTAAAGAACTCAAACCTGAGACAACACTTACCATACTCAATGAG ACTTTATTTGTAGCTGGACACTTTATTTACAGGGCATACATAGGATCTATACAAATCTTGCGATGCAAACAGCTTTATTTCCCAACAATCTGCTGCAGAAAAGTTCTCCAG CAACCCGCGGGTACGTTTTCTAGTTAA
- the LOC121049963 gene encoding disease resistance protein RPV1-like: MAIQLSASSSFSSVPFSARSCTYDVFLSFRGEDTRYNFTGHLHRNLVQRGINTFIDDDDLPRGEEISEALLRAIEGSKLSLIVFSENYASSKWCLDELVHILGCRRSKKQMVWPIFYKVDPSDVRHQRGTFSKALAEHEHRFEDDKNKVLRWREALSEAANLSGWHFPGGHEYESKFIDRIIKEISAQVIKHTPLNVAKFPVGIESRVQDMLELLDVGGSDILMVGIWGSGGIGKTTIAKAVYNTIVHEFEDSCFLANVRERSVPHEGLVNLQNIILSKILGGKELKVINVDEGINLLRERLRNRRILLILDDVNKSDQLDALAGAPDWFGCGSRIIITTRDKRLLTVHKVIPIYKARELDHDKGCELFSSNAFENKRNLDDNEKLLVSTIVEYVQGLPLALIILGSHLCGRPIDDWQSMLNVYKRNLPRDIRDILKVSYDGLEEIVKEVFLDIACFFKDRSTNDVIQILEGCDRNNPKLSIEVLQEKALINVDGCHICMHDLLEEMGKDIVRQESTKLGKRSRLWHHKDVKEVLTENTGTSNIEGIMIKMPTTDEIRLSLECFKEMRNLKIFINVNGRLCGNVDYYPNQLRLLDWRDCPLQYLPSDFNMKNLVQLNMPCSRISRFGDGFKSMENLKSLNLSGCKFLAQSPDLSGSPNLEFLDLSYCKSLKKVHPSVGSLKKLVDLNLSYCSNLVRLPGEVNWRSLRSINLDYCTRLESFPEIEGEMKYMTSLSLDHTGIKALPSSIGYLINLDMLVLHNCGNLTDLPCGIYKLQKLWWVSFSDCPKLVRFPNKVESEVLPTYSKVSHDNRDSLSKRQRRSEGSSLEPEPDTEFNSALPWLHQFHAIGCNLSNIDFLASLDCASTLIELDLSGSTIVILPECINKFVDLWELKLIGCKRLVEIPELPPRIRLLNVRDCVSLERISKLSNILERKESQMIEKMVLTNCWRLCQNLVEMANKDDDDEVHADLFSRLLSSQQSKFTITFPVPRSEVPKWFSCQMDFTGHQRFEFYIETLANFKWDNAGLALCVAIDQKLRVGSCVAALCSLP; the protein is encoded by the exons ATGGCCATCCAATTGAGTGCTTCTTCCTCATTCTCTTCTGTCCCTTTTTCCGCCCGTTCATGCACATACGATGTGTTTCTGAGTTTCAGAGGCGAGGATACGCGCTACAATTTTACAGGTCATTTGCACAGAAATTTGGTTCAAAGGGGGATCAACACTTTCATAGATGATGATGATCTTCCAAGAGGAGAGGAAATATCAGAAGCACTTCTCCGAGCCATTGAAGGATCAAAGCTCTCTCTCATTGTGTTCTCTGAAAACTACGCATCCTCAAAGTGGTGTTTGGATGAACTGGTTCATATCCTTGGATGTAGAAGATCAAAGAAACAAATGGTTTGGCCAATCTTTTACAAAGTGGATCCCTCGGACGTAAGACACCAAAGAGGCACATTTAGTAAGGCACTTGCAGAGCATGAGCACCGATTCGAAGATGACAAGAACAAGGTGTTAAGATGGAGAGAAGCTCTTTCAGAAGCAGCAAATTTATCTGGGTGGCATTTCCCGGGCGG GCATGAATATGAATCTAAATTTATTGATAGAATCATTAAAGAGATTTCTGCACAAGTAATAAAACATACCCCTTTGAATGTGGCAAAGTTTCCAGTCGGGATAGAATCTCGTGTACAAGACATGCTTGAACTCTTAGATGTTGGGGGAAGTGATATACTCATGGTAGGGATATGGGGAAGTGGTGGAATAGGGAAGACAACAATTGCTAAAGCTGTTTACAATACAATTGTCCATGAGTTTGAAGATAGttgctttttggcaaatgtTAGAGAACGTTCCGTGCCACATGAAGGTCTAGTCAACCTACAAAACATTATTCTTTCAAAGATTCTAGGGGGCAAAGAACTGAAAGTAATCAATGTTGATGAAGGAATCAATTTGTTGCGTGAAAGGTTGAGAAATAGAAGGATTCTGTtaattcttgatgatgtgaataaATCGGACCAGTTAGACGCATTAGCCGGAGCACCTGATTGGTTTGGTTGTGGCAGCAGAATTatcataacaacaagagataaGCGTTTGTTGACTGTTCACAAAGTCATTCCTATATACAAAGCCAGGGAACTAGATCATGACAAAGGTTGTGAGCTCTTCAGTTCAAATGCCTTTGAGAATAAGAGAAATTTAGATGACAATGAGAAGCTCTTAGTTAGTACTATTGTTGAATATGTTCAGGGCCTTCCGTTAGCCCTGATAATTTTGGGTTCACATCTATGTGGTAGACCTATAGATGACTGGCAATCTATGTTAAATGTTTATAAAAGAAATCTTCCCAGAGACATTCGAGATATTCTTAAAGTCAGTTATGATGGACTGGAAGAAATAGTGAAAGAAGTTTTCCTTGACATTGCTTGTTTCTTCAAAGATCGGAGTACAAATGATGTGATACAGATACTAGAAGGTTGTGACCGCAACAACCCCAAGCTTAGTATTGAAGTTCTTCAAGAAAAGGCGCTCATAAATGTTGATGGATGTCATATTTGCATGCATGATTTGCTAGAAGAGATGGGGAAAGATATAGTTCGGCAAGAGTCTACAAAACTAGGTAAGCGAAGCAGATTGTGGCATCACAAGGATGTGAAGGAGGTTCTAACAGAAAACACG ggaaCAAGTAATATTGAAGGTATAATGATAAAGATGCCTACAACAGATGAGATACGCTTGAGTCTTGAATGCTTCAAAGAGATGAGAAATCTTAAAATTTTTATAAACGTCAATGGACGGctttgtggaaatgttgattatTATCCGAATCAGTTGCGGTTACTTGATTGGCGTGACTGTCCGCTACAATATTTGCCCTCCGATTTTAATATGAAGAATCTGGTTCAACTTAATATGCCTTGCAGCCGCATCTCACGTTTCGGAGATGGATTCAAG AGTATGGAAAATCTGAAATCCTTAAATTTGAGTGGATGTAAATTCCTAGCACAAAGCCCAGACCTGTCTGGAAGCCCAAACTTAGAGTTCCTGGATCTAAGCTATTGTAAAAGTTTAAAGAAGGTTCACCCTTCGGTTGGATCCCTCAAAAAGCTTGTTGACCTGAATCTTTCCTATTGCTCTAACCTTGTAAGGCTACCAGGAGAAGTCAACTGGAGATCCCTGCGATCCATTAATCTCGACTACTGCACAAGGCTGGAGAGTTTCCCTGAAATTGAGGGAGAGATGAAATACATGACATCCTTGAGTCTAGACCACACTGGCATTAAAGCATTGCCTTCATCCATTGGATATCTAATTAACCTTGATATGTTGGTGTTACATAATTGTGGAAACCTCACAGATCTACCTTGCGGCATTTATAAATTGCAGAAGTTATGGTGGGTTTCATTCTCCGATTGCCCAAAACTCGTAAGATTCCCAAATAAGGTGGAGTCAGAAGTGCTTCCAACTTACTCAAAGGTTTCACATGACAACCGTGACTCTTTATCGAAAAGACAGAGAAGGAGTGAAGGCAGTTCATTGGAGCCAGAGCCAGACACTGAATTCAATTCGGCGCTTCCTTGGCTACATCAATTCCATGCGATTGGATGCAATTTGTCTAATATTGATTTCCTCGCGTCCCTTGATTGTGCATCCACTTTAATTGAACTTGATTTATCAGGAAGCACCATTGTTATTCTTCCCGAATGCATCAACAAATTTGTCGACTTGTGGGAACTCAAATTGATCGGCTGCAAGAGGCTCGTAGAAATTCCAGAACTTCCACCAAGGATTCGCCTGTTGAATGTGAGGGATTGCGTATCATTGGAAAGAATTTCAAAGTTGTCAAACATTTTGGAGCGTAAAGAATCACAAATGATTGAGAAGATGGTCTTGACTAATTGCTGGAGACTCTGTCAAAATTTGGTTGAGATGGCAaacaaggatgatgatgatgaagtgcACGCTGATCTCTTCTCTCGACTCCTATCTTCTCAGCAATCCAAATTCACAATTACATTTCCAGTTCCAAGAAGCGAGGTTCCAAAGTGGTTCAGCTGTCAAATGGATTTCACGGGGCATCAACGGTTTGAATTTTATATCGAAACACTTGCAAATTTCAAATGGGACAACGCAGGATTGGCTCTCTGTGTTGCTATTGATCAAAAACT GAGAGTGGGATCATGTGTGGCTGCACTATGTTCCCTTCCTTGA